A portion of the Pseudomonas sp. GR 6-02 genome contains these proteins:
- a CDS encoding MucB/RseB C-terminal domain-containing protein — translation MRAIPLLTLLLSGWFIVPAHADEAQDWLKRLGQAEQTQSFHGTFVYERNGSFSTHNIWHRVQDGKVQERLLQLDGSAQEVVRIDGHTQCVSGTLMAGLGDSPNSAARALDPQKLKNWYDLAVIGKSRVAGRSAVIVSLTPRDQHRYGFELHLDKETGLPLKSLLLNDKGQLLERFQFTRLDTAEVPSDSDLQAGSECKPINLDSDKASAVKTAQVWHSDWLPPGFELTSSNSHKDPDTKVQVNSLMFDDGLARFSVFLEPLNGATVTDTRTQLGPTVAVSRRLTTPQGEIMVTVVGEIPIGTAERIALSMRNDAAATNKQ, via the coding sequence ATGCGCGCCATACCTCTACTTACGCTTCTGCTCAGTGGCTGGTTTATTGTTCCAGCCCATGCCGATGAAGCCCAGGACTGGCTGAAGCGTCTGGGACAGGCGGAGCAAACGCAGAGCTTTCACGGTACTTTCGTCTACGAGCGTAACGGTAGTTTTTCTACCCATAACATCTGGCATCGCGTCCAGGATGGCAAAGTCCAAGAGCGTTTACTTCAGCTCGACGGTTCGGCCCAGGAAGTCGTGCGCATTGATGGGCATACTCAATGCGTCAGCGGCACCCTGATGGCAGGGCTGGGGGACTCACCCAACTCCGCTGCTCGTGCACTCGATCCACAAAAGCTAAAGAATTGGTATGACCTTGCCGTCATCGGCAAGTCGCGCGTGGCCGGGCGTTCGGCGGTGATCGTCTCGTTGACACCTCGCGATCAGCACCGCTATGGTTTTGAACTGCATCTGGACAAGGAAACAGGCTTGCCGTTGAAGTCATTGTTGCTCAATGACAAAGGGCAACTGCTGGAACGGTTCCAGTTCACCCGGCTGGATACTGCCGAGGTGCCTTCCGACAGCGATTTGCAGGCAGGTTCCGAGTGCAAGCCCATTAACCTGGACAGTGACAAGGCGTCCGCCGTCAAGACTGCGCAGGTCTGGCATTCTGACTGGTTGCCGCCAGGTTTCGAACTGACCAGCAGTAACTCTCACAAGGATCCGGATACCAAAGTCCAGGTCAACAGTCTGATGTTCGACGACGGTCTGGCCCGATTCTCGGTGTTCCTTGAGCCATTGAATGGGGCAACAGTCACCGACACCCGTACCCAGCTGGGGCCAACAGTCGCTGTGTCCCGTCGCTTGACCACTCCGCAAGGCGAAATAATGGTGACCGTGGTCGGTGAAATACCGATTGGTACCGCCGAACGGATTGCGCTGTCCATGCGCAACGATGCCGCGGCTACCAACAAGCAGTGA
- a CDS encoding sigma-E factor negative regulatory protein: protein MSREALQESLSAVMDNEADELELRRVLNAFDDVETRETWARYQIARAVMHKDLLLPRLDIAAAVSAALADEAVPAKASRGPWRSLGRLAVAASVTIAVLAGVRLYNQDEIAGVELAQHSNQPSLTTPQVKGPAVLAGYNESSDATGPMANGVLQGQPGWHDQRLPGYLRQHAQQAALKGTESALPYARAASLENR, encoded by the coding sequence ATGAGTCGTGAAGCCCTGCAGGAATCGCTGTCCGCAGTGATGGATAACGAAGCGGACGAACTGGAATTGCGTCGGGTGTTGAATGCCTTCGACGATGTTGAAACCCGCGAAACCTGGGCTCGTTACCAGATCGCTCGGGCAGTCATGCACAAGGACCTGCTGCTCCCTCGTCTGGACATCGCTGCGGCAGTTTCTGCTGCGCTGGCTGACGAAGCCGTACCGGCAAAAGCCTCTCGTGGTCCATGGCGCAGCCTGGGTCGTCTGGCAGTCGCTGCTTCGGTGACCATTGCCGTGCTGGCAGGTGTACGTCTGTACAACCAGGACGAGATCGCAGGTGTCGAACTGGCTCAGCATTCTAATCAGCCAAGTCTGACCACTCCTCAGGTCAAGGGTCCCGCTGTATTGGCAGGCTACAATGAGAGTTCGGACGCCACTGGCCCTATGGCCAACGGTGTATTGCAAGGTCAGCCAGGCTGGCACGATCAGCGTCTGCCAGGTTACTTGCGCCAACATGCTCAACAGGCTGCACTGAAAGGTACTGAGAGCGCTCTGCCTTACGCTCGTGCAGCAAGCCTGGAAAACCGTTAA
- the rpoE gene encoding RNA polymerase sigma factor RpoE yields the protein MLTQEEDQQLVERVQRGDKRAFDLLVLKYQHKILGLIVRFVHDTHEAQDVAQEAFIKAYRALGNFRGDSAFYTWLYRIAINTAKNYLVSRGRRPPDSDVSSEDAEFYDGDHGLKDLESPERALLRDEIEGTVHRTIQQLPEDLRTALTLREFDGLSYEDIASVMQCPVGTVRSRIFRAREAIDKALQPLLQEN from the coding sequence ATGCTAACCCAGGAAGAGGATCAGCAGCTGGTCGAGCGCGTTCAACGCGGCGACAAGCGAGCTTTCGATCTGCTAGTGCTGAAATACCAGCACAAAATTCTCGGGTTGATCGTGCGTTTCGTGCACGACACCCATGAAGCCCAGGATGTCGCACAGGAAGCCTTTATCAAGGCATACCGTGCACTTGGTAATTTTCGCGGAGATAGCGCGTTTTATACGTGGCTTTACCGTATCGCCATCAACACGGCGAAAAACTATCTGGTTTCACGCGGCCGTCGGCCGCCGGATAGCGATGTCAGTTCCGAGGATGCAGAGTTCTACGATGGCGATCATGGCCTCAAGGATCTCGAGTCGCCAGAACGTGCATTGCTGCGGGATGAGATCGAAGGCACCGTCCATCGAACCATTCAGCAACTGCCAGAAGATTTGCGTACGGCTTTAACTTTACGTGAATTCGATGGTCTGAGTTACGAGGACATTGCCAGCGTCATGCAGTGTCCGGTGGGTACCGTGCGCTCCCGGATCTTCCGCGCCCGGGAGGCCATCGATAAAGCCCTGCAGCCGTTGTTGCAGGAAAACTGA